A genome region from Ahaetulla prasina isolate Xishuangbanna chromosome 8, ASM2864084v1, whole genome shotgun sequence includes the following:
- the MRPS26 gene encoding small ribosomal subunit protein mS26, translated as MLAAGLRGLPGLLGRGAPSLVPSRGRKTRFDPPAKSKADRIKVPPPVDPAELLVVLDRYEQYRRVVSALRFEMKEEVQFKHYDLKYGETAKLRKKAQDEEHQRLMALNDAENKRLLERRLERLRQEELLEKTRKLQSDQHRETFQEEFLKKKEMEVLQLQEQSQNFITLENLDQRIEECLNKTQNYNFAIDKDGRIVKRTAVS; from the exons ATGCTGGCGGCGGGGCTGAGGGGCCTTCCCGGCCTGCTGGGCCGCGGCGCCCCGAGCCTGGTCCCCTCGCGAGGCCGCAAGACCCGCTTCGACCCTCCGGCCAAATCCAAGGCGGACCGGATCAAGGTGCCGCCGCCTGTCGACCCGGCCGAGCTGCTGGTCGTCCTCGACCGCTACGAGCAGTACCGGCGGGTGGTGAGCGCCCTCAG ATTTGAAATGAAGGAAGAAGTACAATTCAAACACTACGATCTCAAGTACGGGGAAACGGCGAAGCTGAGGAAGAAAGCTCAGGACGAGGAACATCAACGTCTCATGGCCTTGAACGATGCGGAAAATAAGCGCTTACTCGAACGCAG GTTGGAGCGTCTTCGGCAGGAGGAATTATTGGAGAAGACCCGCAAGCTACAAAGTGACCAACACAGGGAAACCTTTCAGGAGGAATTCCTCaagaagaaagagatggaggTGCTTCAGTTACAG GAACAATCCCAGAATTTCATCACTCTCGAAAACCTGGACCAGCGGATCGAGGAGTGCCTGAACAAGACGCAGAATTACAATTTTGCCATCGATAAAGACGGGAGAATAGTTAAGAGGACGGCCGTATCGTAA
- the LOC131203376 gene encoding progonadoliberin-2-like — MIYERSLLVFFCIVFSIGVQLTRTQHWSHGWYPGGKRDIAFPGNLKDSEESKLCDGRGCPYPEVPSDEVMKHLLAGILTGQLQKKK; from the exons ATGATATACGAAAGATCCCTCTTGGTCTTCTTCTGCATCGTTTTTTCTATCGGCGTGCAACTGACAAGAACTCAGCACTGGTCCCACGGCTGGTATCCTGgagggaagcgagacattgcGTTCCCTGGAAACCTTAAG GACTCTGAAGAGAGCAAACTTTGCGATGGGAGAGGCTGCCCATATCCAGAAGTCCCAAGTGATGAAGTGATGAAGCATTTATTG GCTGGAATCCTGACTGGACAActtcagaaaaagaaatga